The Schistocerca nitens isolate TAMUIC-IGC-003100 chromosome 12, iqSchNite1.1, whole genome shotgun sequence genome has a window encoding:
- the LOC126214841 gene encoding uncharacterized protein LOC126214841 gives MARLQVLYVLAVSLAVLVAAAEEKASSSSEEERKDAKAQPVKRGLLGLGYGLGGYGSQVADALVLGGQSLPAFGGGLGGGFGGGAIGGGLIGGGYGGGYGGGYGGGGGGGGGGGYARYGEHVKTVVKVPVPVDRPYPVHVKVPVPQPYPVEKRVEVPVPHPVPVHVKVPYPVEKRVEVRVPYPVQVPVDRPYPVHVKVPVPQPYPVEVKVPVPQPYPVEKRVEVPVPVEVKVPVHVPVDRPYPVHVKVPVPQPYPVHVKVPVPQPYPVEKRVEVPVPQPYPVEVKVPVDRPYPVHVPVEKRVEVPVPVHIKVPVPQPYPVEVKVPVDRPYPVHVKVPVPQPYPVEKPVPVPVPQPYPVHVKVPVPQPYPVEKRVEVPVDRPYPVHVKVPVPQPYPVEVKVPVPQPYPVEKRVEVPVPHPVPVHVPVDRPVPVPQPYPVHVKVPVDRPVPVPQPYPVHVKVPVDRPYPVPVKVPVPQPYPVEKRVEVPVKVPVPQPYPVEVKVPVDRPYPVEVKVPYPVEKRVEVPVQVPVPQPYPVEKRVEVPVKVPVPQPYPVEVKVPVQVPVPQPYPVHVKVPVDRPVPVPHPYPVKVPVDRPYPVKVPFPVPVHQPHPSYGYGVNAGWKK, from the coding sequence GTGCTATACGTCCTCGCGGTGTCACTAGCGGTGCTGGTGGCAGCCGCAGAGGAGAAGGCGTCGTCGTCGTCGGAGGAGGAGCGGAAGGACGCCAAGGCGCAGCCGGTGAAGCGCGGCCTCCTCGGGCTGGGCTACGGCCTCGGCGGCTACGGCTCGCAGGTGGCCGACGCCCTCGTCCTGGGCGGACAGTCGCTACCCGCCTTCGGGGGCGGCCTCGGCGGCGGCTTCGGGGGCGGCGCCATCGGCGGCGGTCTGATCGGGGGCGGCTACGGGGGCGGCTACGGGGGCGgctacggcggcggcggcggcggcggcggcggcggcggctacgCCCGCTACGGCGAGCACGTCAAGACCGTGGTGAAGGTGCCGGTGCCCGTCGACCGGCCGTACCCTGTCCACGTGAAAGTCCCCGTACCTCAGCCCTACCCCGTGGAGAAGCGCGTCGAAGTGCCCGTGCCGCACCCGGTGCCCGTGCACGTCAAGGTGCCCTACCCGGTGGAGAAGCGCGTCGAGGTCCGAGTGCCCTACCCGGTGCAGGTGCCCGTCGACAGGCCCTACCCCGTCCACGTCAAAGTACCAGTGCCGCAGCCCTACCCCGTCGAAGTCAAGGTCCCcgtcccccagccctaccctgtgGAGAAGCGCGTCGAAGTGCCAGTCCCAGTTGAAGTCAAGGTTCCCGTACACGTTCCGGTCGACAGACCCTACCCCGTCCACGTGAAAGTCCCCGTACCTCAGCCCTACCCCGTTCACGTCAAGGTCCCAGTGCCGCAGCCGTACCCAGTGGAGAAGAGAGTCGAAGTCCCGGTGCCGCAGCCGTACCCTGTAGAAGTCAAGGTGCCCGTCGACCGTCCTTACCCGGTTCACGTTCCGGTGGAGAAGCGCGTAGAGGTACCTGTCCCTGTCCACATCAAGGTCCCAGTCCCACAGCCCTACCCAGTCGAAGTCAAGGTACCCGTAGACAGACCCTACCCAGTTCACGTCAAAGTACCAGTACCTCAGCCCTACCCCGTCGAGAAGCCGGTACCCGTCCCAGTACCTCAACCCTACCCCGTCCACGTCAAAGTACCGGTTCCTCAGCCGTACCCAGTGGAGAAGCGTGTCGAAGTACCTGTCGACAGGCCGTACCCCGTCCACGTGAAGGTGCCCGTGCCTCAGCCGTACCCTGTCGAAGTGAAGGTGCCGGTACCGCAGCCCTACCCAGTGGAGAAGCGCGTCGAGGTTCCCGTACCGCACCCCGTCCCCGTGCACGTCCCCGTCGACAGGCCGGTCCCAGTGCCACAGCCCTACCCGGTCcacgtcaaggttccggtcgaccgccCAGTTCCCGTGCCACAGCCCTACCCCGTTCACGTCAAGGTTCCCGTCGACAGGCCCTACCCGGTGCCCGTGAAGGTGCCCGTCCCGCAACCGTACCCGGTGGAGAAGCGCGTCGAAGTTCCGGTTAAGGTGCCGGTGCCTCAGCCGTACCCCGTCGAAGTCAAAGTACCTGTCGACAGGCCTTATCCCGTAGAAGTCAAGGTGCCGTACCCGGTGGAGAAGCGCGTCGAGGTGCCAGTTCAAGTGCCGGTCCCACAGCCGTACCCAGTCGAAAAGAGGGTCGAAGTTCCGGTGAAGGTGCCCGTGCCTCAGCCGTACCCAGTCGAAGTGAAGGTCCCCGTGCAGGTGCCCGTGCCGCAGCCCTACCCCGTCCACGTCAAGGTCCCCGTGGACCGTCCCGTCCCCGTGCCCCACCCGTACCCCGTCAAGGTGCCCGTCGACCGCCCCTATCCCGTCAAAGTGCCCTTCCCCGTGCCAGTACACCAGCCTCACCCTAGCTACGGATACGGGGTGAACGCCGGCTGGAAGAAGTAA